In Macadamia integrifolia cultivar HAES 741 chromosome 13, SCU_Mint_v3, whole genome shotgun sequence, one DNA window encodes the following:
- the LOC122059436 gene encoding uncharacterized protein LOC122059436 gives MISSRQKEDSLTSSEAGPWLFFGYVDEDIAGQIFYDISEDIYYDMRIPDILPKNICTCSHGWMVILDTKQEGKCFLFNPFSLEKIHLPPLEWKSFKYDECLLSSSPNDPNCIVLFTKRDEVRFLFCRPGHKWCSYNLLHELCNLYSPVSCNGTIYELFKFNVPVRINIEYHGNPRIRVELLPHIPTVKSDLIGADLLSYPDWELVGFCNDLFLFHKYYLTRRSSTMVWSFQIFKMDFTRMEWKRVRNLENKALFIDPNGKGGFCSTTTTTTTTKGSSSSSSRILSNSIYFTHEKDSYLYRFDMKEKSISATLPCPHLDSKNIANSVWVMPHDDQSVKNQIMNMLGQKASQGKEKYILGESKKEDLHIASKVVTSYLACTVGSLLPVSLLFVKKNKMKLGVVIAAASIGALLWMENFITQEFYLFQHHL, from the coding sequence ATGATATCATCAAGGCAGAAGGAAGACTCACTAACTTCTTCAGAAGCAGGACCTTGGCTTTTTTTTGGCTATGTGGATGAGGACATAGCTGGTCAAATTTTCTATGACATATCAGAAGATATTTACTATGATATGAGAATACCTGACATTCTCCCAAAAAACATTTGCACTTGTTCACATGGATGGATGGTAATATTGGATActaaacaagaaggaaaatgttTCTTATTCAATCCTTTCTCTTTGGAGAAAATCCATTTACCACCTCTTGAATGGAAGTCATTCAAATACGATGAATGTTTGCTATCATCTTCCCCCAATGATCCCAACTGCATTGTATTGTTCACTAAACGTGACGAAGTAAGATTCTTGTTTTGTCGGCCTGGACACAAATGGTGTAGTTATAATCTGTTACACGAACTATGCAACTTATATAGTCCAGTCAGTTGCAATGGAACCATATATGAATTATTTAAGTTTAACGTACCTGTGAGGATTAATATTGAATATCATGGTAATCCTCGGATTCGAGTTGAACTTTTACCACATATCCCAACTGTAAAATCAGATTTAATTGGTGCAGATTTGTTATCATACCCTGATTGGGAGCTGGTTGGGTTTTGCAATGATCTCTTTCTTTTCCACAAGTATTACTTGACCCGAAGAAGTAGTACTATGGTTTGGAGTTTCCAGATTTTCAAGATGGACTTTACAAGAATGGAATGGAAAAGAGTGAGAAACCTTGAAAACAAGGCATTATTCATTGATCCAAATGGAAAAGGTGGTTTCTgttctactactactactactactactacgaaaggatcatcttcatcatcatcaaggATTTTGAGCAACTCCATCTACTTTACTCATGAGAAGGATAGTTACTTGTATAGATTCGACATGAAAGAGAAAAGCATTTCGGCTACATTGCCTTGTCCACACCTAGATTCCAAAAACATTGCTAATTCAGTGTGGGTAATGCCTCATGATGATCAATCTGTAAAAAATCAGATCATGAATATGCTAGGACAGAAAGCTTCACaggggaaagaaaaatatatccTTGGAGAGAGCAAAAAAGAAGATTTGCACATCGCATCCAAGGTGGTGACCTCTTATCTTGCGTGCACAGTTGGATCTCTACTGCCAGTATCTCTACTTTTtgtaaagaagaataagatgaagCTAGGAGTGGTGATTGCAGCGGCAAGCATAGGTGCCTTGTTATGGATGGAAAATTTTATTACccaagaattttatttattccaacaccatttgtaa
- the LOC122059435 gene encoding F-box/kelch-repeat protein At1g57790-like, which yields MAKATAKETREEEVINQDQPEARSAPWYLLGVCKNAFFHLYQYICQQKKISSSITHQRKTEESSSSSNWSDDLPEELLGFFRLCLFGQDYCTFRAVCRTWRSNKGNPFPILHTTPPTTDQSLLPMTQFPWLLYLKEEDHVLNVFHPLCKGSTLIEIPGLLSDSRICSSSNGWFLLWQYSRRLFFLNPFTKSVIELPDFPRDQWDFVNHLLDMHLPALSFTSPPTSSNCIVFGISSSCSADRVSICIIRHGEPNWTIHKCLPNNLPFVLSNANPVFHKGLVYCLGEGGNLGVFDPHKGTRDGECNWTVLAKPLAPSFVSTIPDGNRSLVQCNGNLISVFQDHMGKGVSVFSLDQQRMIWNQVQDLNDHMLFLTSQTSHSAKVVNPFNGMGDKIYFPIFLFSSCNSSSSNDGGGFNSCVFYSLCSEMYHTFGTSHSSRDISRMKIQINCAWIEPNFVIPSSKDLKWGLK from the coding sequence ATGGCAAAAGCAACAGCCAAGGAAACAAGAGAGGAAGAAGTAATCAATCAGGACCAGCCAGAAGCTAGATCAGCACCTTGGTATCTATTAGGTGTTTGTAAAAATGCATTCTTCCACTTGTACCAATATATTTgccagcaaaagaaaatttcctcCTCAATTACCCATCAGAGAAAAACCGAagaatcatcatcttcatctaatTGGTCTGATGATCTTCCAGAGGAGCTTCTGGGTTTTTTCAGATTATGTCTCTTTGGACAGGACTACTGCACTTTTCGTGCTGTTTGTAGAACATGGCGATCTAATAAGGGCAATCCATTCCCAATACTGCATACAACACCTCCAACTACTGATCAGTCTCTATTGCCAATGACCCAATTTCCATGGCTCCTCTATCTCAAGGAAGAGGATCATGTATTGAATGTTTTTCATCCCTTATGCAAAGGCAGTACTCTCATAGAAATTCCAGGACTATTATCTGATTCAAGAATATGCTCCTCAAGCAATGGTTGGTTCCTCTTGTGGCAATATTCAAGGCGACTGTTTTTTCTCAATCCCTTCACTAAGTCCGTGATTGAACTCCCAGATTTTCCCCGCGATCAATGGGATTTTGTAAACCATTTATTGGACATGCACTTGCCAGCACTCTCCTTTACATCCCCACCAACTTCTTCAAATTGTATAGTCTTTGGCATTTCAAGTTCATGTTCTGCTGATAGAGTTTCTATTTGTATAATCCGTCATGGGGAACCAAACTGGACTATTCACAAGTGTCTACCAAATAATCTACCATTCGTCTTATCTAATGCCAATCCAGTATTCCATAAAGGGCTTGTTTACTGTCTCGGTGAAGGAGGAAATCTTGGAGTTTTTGATCCACACAAGGGCACAAGAGATGGAGAATGCAATTGGACTGTTCTTGCTAAGCCCCTTGCACCATCTTTTGTTTCTACCATTCCAGATGGTAACCGTTCCTTGGTCCAATGTAATGGTAATCTCATCTCAGTGTTTCAGGATCACATGGGAAAGGGTGTCTCAGTTTTCAGCTTGGATCAACAGAGGATGATCTGGAATCAAGTACAAGATTTGAACGATCACATGTTATTTCTTACTAGTCAAACTTCGCACTCAGCCAAAGTGGTTAACCCATTCAATGGAATGGGTGACAAGATCTACTTTCCTatattcctcttttcttcttgtaatagtagtagtagtaatgACGGAGGAGGCTTCAACTCCTGTGTCTTCTATTCTCTATGTAGTGAGATGTACCATACTTTTGGCACTAGCCATTCAAGCAGAGACATATCTAGAATGAAAATTCAGATAAATTGTGCTTGGATTGAGCCCAATTTTGTCATACCTTCTTCAAAGGATCTTAAATGGGGTTTGAAATGA